The proteins below are encoded in one region of Ereboglobus luteus:
- a CDS encoding type IV pilus twitching motility protein PilT produces the protein MDTLEQVVVYATGRKASDVHLALDENIYLRLDGDIVSCPGLTTGAPFFEDVYKRLSPAQHKAFKEQALAADFAVNCAGWDMRCHLYWANTKPILAIRFMRGKIPSMEDVMLPKAFQDLIRQGRPTGLILVTGYTGSGKSTTLAACLDWINHNAALNIVTLEHPVEYRYKAAQSIIRQREVGRDVPSFGHGMVDAMREDPDVILIGELRDPETVKAAVSAAETGHLVFGTLHTRTAGSTISRILDVLPSDERDQVRTMVASSLLAVIGQRLITRVGGGRVAAFELLLNCPAVAGAIRENKPGQIANEIAVKKDMGMIDFDTCLVDYVRKKLITPETAMESSDRPDEIRKRLGISTKVNPLSSGMGGIPSPSMPGGTKHTIPSALMHR, from the coding sequence ATGGATACTTTGGAACAGGTTGTCGTATACGCCACGGGGCGTAAAGCGTCCGACGTCCACTTGGCATTGGATGAAAACATTTATTTGCGCCTTGATGGCGACATTGTCTCCTGTCCCGGACTGACCACGGGCGCGCCGTTTTTTGAGGATGTTTACAAACGCTTGAGCCCAGCCCAGCACAAGGCGTTCAAGGAGCAGGCGCTGGCCGCCGATTTTGCCGTAAACTGCGCGGGTTGGGACATGCGCTGCCACCTTTACTGGGCCAACACAAAACCGATTTTAGCGATCCGCTTCATGCGCGGGAAAATCCCGTCGATGGAGGACGTGATGTTGCCCAAGGCGTTTCAGGATCTTATTCGTCAGGGCCGCCCGACCGGGCTTATTTTGGTCACGGGTTACACGGGCTCCGGCAAATCGACAACACTCGCCGCATGCCTTGACTGGATCAACCACAACGCGGCCTTGAACATTGTCACGCTCGAGCACCCGGTTGAATACCGCTACAAGGCCGCGCAGAGCATTATTCGCCAGCGCGAAGTCGGTCGCGATGTTCCGAGCTTCGGTCATGGCATGGTGGACGCGATGCGCGAGGATCCCGACGTGATTCTTATCGGCGAGCTTCGCGATCCCGAGACGGTGAAGGCGGCGGTGTCCGCCGCCGAGACGGGTCACTTGGTGTTTGGCACGCTGCACACACGCACGGCGGGAAGCACAATTAGCCGCATTTTGGATGTGCTGCCCTCCGACGAGCGCGACCAAGTTCGCACGATGGTGGCGTCGTCATTGCTGGCGGTGATTGGCCAGCGTTTGATCACCCGCGTTGGCGGCGGTCGCGTGGCGGCGTTCGAACTGTTGTTGAACTGTCCCGCGGTAGCAGGGGCGATTCGCGAAAATAAACCCGGTCAAATCGCGAACGAGATCGCGGTGAAAAAAGACATGGGAATGATTGACTTTGACACATGTTTGGTGGATTACGTTCGCAAAAAGCTTATTACACCAGAAACCGCCATGGAGTCCTCGGACAGGCCTGATGAAATTCGAAAACGCCTTGGCATCAGCACCAAGGTCAACCCCCTCTCCTCTGGCATGGGCGGCATTCCCTCCCCCTCAATGCCCGGCGGCACGAAGCACACTATTCCTTCCGCGTTAATGCACCGCTAA
- a CDS encoding MBL fold metallo-hydrolase, with product MPDGFVHLRRNVGIFNGRGGTIGWLASPGALAIVDTQFPETTAKCLAGIPQRGDRQIDVLINTHHHGDHTSGNPVFRPVVKKIVAHKNVPGLQRAAAARAKPPATDRQVYADTTFTETWSLALGGSRDGAETIHARHFGPAHTSGDIIVLFEKANIVHMGDLVFNRLHPVIDRAGGASIAGWITILETAAKTYPSDAIYVFGHGSAAPRFGVTGRRDDLLAMRDYLTGLLDHTRRQIAAGRSRDEIITLDKLPGFGDYQQARRLSSNLGVAHDEIMNAPRA from the coding sequence ATGCCGGACGGCTTTGTTCATCTGCGCCGTAATGTTGGTATTTTTAACGGACGCGGCGGCACCATCGGCTGGCTCGCATCACCCGGTGCCCTCGCCATCGTGGACACACAGTTTCCCGAAACGACTGCAAAATGCCTGGCCGGAATACCACAACGCGGCGACCGTCAAATCGACGTGCTCATCAACACGCACCATCACGGCGACCACACTTCGGGCAATCCGGTTTTCCGCCCTGTGGTGAAAAAAATAGTTGCGCACAAAAACGTGCCCGGACTTCAACGCGCTGCCGCCGCGCGCGCAAAACCGCCCGCGACCGACAGGCAGGTTTACGCCGACACAACTTTCACCGAAACATGGTCGCTCGCCCTCGGCGGATCGCGCGACGGAGCCGAGACAATTCACGCCCGCCACTTCGGCCCCGCGCACACGAGCGGCGACATCATCGTGCTTTTCGAAAAGGCCAACATTGTGCACATGGGCGACCTTGTTTTCAACCGCCTCCATCCTGTGATCGACCGCGCGGGCGGCGCGAGCATTGCCGGCTGGATTACAATTCTCGAAACCGCGGCGAAAACCTATCCCTCCGACGCAATCTATGTTTTCGGACACGGCAGCGCCGCCCCGCGTTTCGGCGTGACGGGCAGACGCGACGATCTGCTCGCCATGCGCGATTATCTGACCGGCTTGCTTGACCACACCCGCCGCCAAATCGCCGCGGGCAGAAGTCGCGACGAGATCATCACACTCGATAAATTGCCCGGGTTCGGGGATTATCAACAAGCCCGCCGACTTTCCTCAAATTTGGGCGTCGCCCACGACGAAATCATGAACGCTCCGCGAGCTTGA
- a CDS encoding thymidine phosphorylase — translation MTKRIIPSRRFIKPTFEFLIEKKRDGGEFNKEEIRYIIDSILDNEMPKHQQAALAMSIFFRGMSAQESADLTEEMMLSGDVIDLSDIAKPKIDKYSTGGVGDKTDLVLVPLAMASGVVVPMMCGIEHDYVINTLTKLCAVPGFKHTVSKDHFVSQLAKIGGSIAKQVDDLAPVEGKFYQLRKETGTIPSLPLITGSVLSKKLAEGAEGLVIDVKWGNGSFIKELEQAKQLARSMTRVGRTLKRRCVALVTDMNQPLGDTVGTSLEIKEAIQLLKGEGPEDIKDLVMKLGMEIVRLAGVAGSTLSAKQTVQRHLTDGSALQKLKDLVKAQGGDPSYIDDPSKFATAKHVRKLPAPKRGYVHMISAGMIAHGVHILGAGKTSAHDKIDYAVGVSEIKKVGTQVKQGEPLMMIHYNDEAKLEQALEYFKNAYRLAPKRPTPPPLVVERVA, via the coding sequence ATGACCAAACGCATAATTCCATCACGGAGATTTATCAAACCCACATTCGAATTTCTCATCGAAAAAAAACGCGACGGCGGAGAGTTCAACAAGGAAGAAATCCGCTACATTATCGACAGCATTCTCGACAATGAAATGCCCAAGCACCAGCAGGCCGCGCTGGCCATGTCGATTTTCTTCCGGGGCATGTCCGCCCAGGAATCCGCAGACCTCACCGAGGAGATGATGCTTTCCGGCGACGTGATCGACCTTTCCGACATCGCGAAACCCAAGATCGACAAATACTCGACCGGTGGCGTGGGCGACAAAACCGACCTCGTTCTCGTTCCGCTCGCGATGGCCAGCGGCGTTGTTGTTCCCATGATGTGCGGCATCGAGCACGACTACGTCATCAACACACTCACCAAACTCTGCGCGGTGCCCGGCTTCAAGCACACCGTTTCCAAGGACCATTTTGTTTCGCAACTCGCGAAAATCGGCGGCTCCATCGCCAAGCAAGTCGACGACCTCGCGCCCGTTGAAGGCAAGTTCTACCAGCTCCGCAAGGAAACCGGCACCATCCCGAGCCTTCCGCTCATCACCGGCAGCGTGCTATCCAAGAAACTCGCCGAGGGCGCCGAGGGGCTCGTCATTGACGTCAAGTGGGGCAACGGCTCATTTATCAAGGAACTCGAGCAAGCCAAGCAACTCGCACGCTCCATGACCCGCGTCGGCCGCACGCTCAAGCGTCGCTGCGTCGCGCTCGTCACCGACATGAACCAGCCGCTCGGCGACACCGTCGGCACCTCGCTCGAAATCAAGGAAGCCATTCAGCTTCTCAAGGGCGAGGGCCCGGAAGACATCAAGGACCTCGTCATGAAACTCGGCATGGAAATTGTGCGCCTCGCCGGAGTCGCCGGCTCCACGCTCTCCGCCAAGCAAACCGTGCAACGCCACCTCACCGACGGCAGCGCGCTTCAAAAACTCAAGGACCTCGTCAAGGCCCAGGGCGGCGACCCCTCCTACATCGACGATCCGTCGAAATTCGCCACCGCGAAACACGTGCGTAAACTTCCCGCCCCCAAGCGCGGTTACGTGCACATGATCAGCGCGGGCATGATCGCGCACGGCGTGCACATTCTCGGAGCCGGCAAGACCAGCGCGCACGACAAGATCGACTACGCGGTCGGCGTCTCGGAAATTAAAAAAGTCGGCACACAAGTAAAGCAAGGCGAGCCGCTCATGATGATTCACTACAACGACGAGGCGAAACTCGAACAGGCGCTCGAATACTTCAAGAACGCCTATCGTCTCGCGCCCAAGCGCCCCACCCCGCCGCCGCTCGTCGTCGAGCGCGTCGCGTAA
- a CDS encoding Gfo/Idh/MocA family protein gives MNQEINRRNFIGTMGIAAAGVACLTPRFAFAGEPASSRKLKIGVVGGGFGRTFHFHEHPNCTVEAVSDLIASRRQRLMKTYQCEKSYESLELLLRDPKIEAVAIFTPAPDHARHVIQTLNAGKHVLCAVPAVMNLDEAHQVLETVKRTGLTYMMAETSTYRHTVMSAKKFFKEGQFGNIFSSYAHYYHPGLEALYFTKDGKPTWRHGLPPMLYPTHATAMIVAVTGERLASVSCIGWGDGDPLLKGNAYGNPFWNETALFKTDKGHPFRAEIWWRGAVIETERGEWHGDKMSYYSGYKGQADHRVVATKNQGTEEGGFAVAKPKMERVPPEHWWNLLPEAMRHETGHGGSHVFITHEFVDSVINGREPEVNIREALAYTVPGIIAHESALKDGELLKIPVFG, from the coding sequence ATGAACCAGGAAATAAACCGTCGGAATTTCATCGGAACCATGGGAATTGCAGCCGCGGGCGTTGCCTGCCTCACACCCCGTTTTGCCTTTGCGGGGGAGCCTGCATCCTCCCGCAAATTGAAGATTGGCGTGGTGGGCGGCGGATTTGGCCGGACTTTTCATTTTCACGAGCACCCCAACTGCACGGTGGAGGCCGTCAGCGATCTGATTGCCAGCAGAAGGCAGCGGCTGATGAAAACCTACCAGTGTGAAAAATCATACGAGTCGCTGGAGCTTTTGCTTCGCGATCCCAAAATCGAGGCGGTGGCCATTTTTACCCCCGCCCCCGATCACGCGCGGCATGTCATCCAAACGCTCAACGCCGGCAAGCATGTGCTTTGCGCCGTGCCCGCGGTGATGAACCTCGACGAGGCTCATCAGGTGCTGGAAACCGTGAAACGCACCGGTCTCACCTACATGATGGCCGAGACAAGCACCTACCGCCACACGGTGATGTCCGCGAAGAAATTTTTCAAGGAGGGGCAGTTCGGCAATATTTTCAGCAGCTACGCGCATTATTATCATCCCGGCCTTGAGGCGCTGTATTTCACAAAAGACGGCAAGCCGACATGGCGGCACGGGCTGCCCCCGATGCTGTATCCCACGCACGCCACGGCAATGATTGTGGCGGTCACCGGGGAAAGGCTCGCAAGCGTCAGTTGCATCGGCTGGGGCGACGGCGACCCGCTTCTGAAAGGCAACGCGTATGGCAATCCCTTCTGGAACGAAACCGCGCTATTCAAGACCGACAAGGGGCATCCCTTCAGGGCCGAGATATGGTGGAGGGGCGCGGTTATTGAAACCGAGCGCGGCGAATGGCATGGCGACAAAATGAGCTATTATTCCGGATACAAGGGCCAGGCCGACCACAGGGTGGTCGCAACCAAAAATCAGGGAACGGAGGAGGGCGGTTTTGCTGTTGCGAAGCCCAAAATGGAACGCGTCCCGCCGGAACATTGGTGGAATCTGCTGCCCGAGGCCATGCGCCACGAAACCGGGCACGGCGGCTCCCATGTTTTCATCACGCACGAGTTTGTTGATTCCGTCATCAACGGCCGCGAACCGGAGGTTAACATCCGCGAGGCGCTGGCCTACACGGTGCCCGGAATCATTGCGCACGAGTCGGCATTGAAGGACGGCGAGCTATTAAAAATACCAGTGTTTGGGTAA
- the gmk gene encoding guanylate kinase: MSSQPDASSKQPNPTPTPPVLLVIAGAAGSGKSTLCERLVSTEAEFSRVVTTTTRPPRPGEIDGVHYHFLTPEQFDAKLAAGEFLEWAWVHQKHRYGTLASSVLEPLANGRSLAINIDVQGVESFRNAAKTNPILARHMATVFIDVPMEELRKRMKLRGQDSDAEIERRMKTAEREVQEAGKFDYLIKSTTRDEDFAALQAAWRGTCERIASS; the protein is encoded by the coding sequence ATGTCATCGCAACCGGACGCCAGCTCAAAACAACCCAACCCCACGCCAACGCCGCCCGTGCTGCTGGTCATCGCGGGCGCGGCGGGTTCGGGCAAGTCGACTTTGTGCGAGCGGCTTGTTTCAACGGAAGCGGAGTTTTCCAGGGTCGTGACAACCACCACGCGTCCGCCGCGTCCCGGCGAAATCGACGGCGTGCATTATCATTTCCTGACGCCCGAACAATTTGACGCAAAACTGGCCGCGGGGGAATTTTTGGAATGGGCGTGGGTGCATCAAAAGCATCGCTACGGAACGCTTGCGTCCTCGGTGCTCGAACCGCTTGCGAACGGGCGCAGCCTCGCGATCAACATTGATGTGCAGGGCGTGGAAAGTTTTCGCAACGCGGCGAAAACCAATCCGATTCTTGCGCGGCACATGGCGACGGTTTTTATCGACGTGCCGATGGAGGAGCTTCGCAAGCGCATGAAATTGCGCGGCCAGGATTCCGACGCGGAAATCGAACGCCGAATGAAAACCGCCGAGCGGGAAGTGCAGGAGGCCGGCAAGTTTGACTATTTGATAAAGAGCACGACGAGGGACGAGGATTTTGCGGCGTTGCAGGCCGCGTGGCGCGGCACCTGCGAGCGAATCGCGTCGTCGTAA
- the cls gene encoding cardiolipin synthase, which produces MRERRLLRTVVLLGMVAGCCVDVRAADVAHEAASGSIIDSVAAWASIVWDYVRSHTGAVVSVAYVLVQIAGVLTSIRAILTARTSQGAVAWVVALILMPVVSVPAYWVFGRSKFHGYVTLRRQRSAISAPTIQAALIRMRAKNMLVTPQFGEPFAIELLAHLPLTRGNDVELLIDGDDTFSSIFDGIDRAREYVLVQFYIIHDDDTGRELLSHLVAKVKEGVRCHVLFDEIGSSGLTRKYVRDMRAAGINVSAFNTRRGRWNRFQINFRNHRKIVVVDGREAWVGGLNVGDEYRSRDKKAGYWRDTHTRLAGPVVQCVQAVFLEDWHWATGEIPKFEWRPEVAPNGVSRVALCLPSAPSDELETATLFFLDAINTARTRIWIASPYFVPDEQFISALQLAALRGVDVRILIPDKADNFLVQLSAWSYIEELETVGIKTFRYTKGFMHHKVVVVDNAYSTIGTANFDNRSFRLNFELTMAFADRQFNEQVTKMLENDFACSRLATSAELNARGFWFRLAVRVAMLLAPVQ; this is translated from the coding sequence ATGCGCGAACGACGTCTCTTACGCACAGTGGTTTTGCTCGGCATGGTTGCCGGTTGCTGCGTTGACGTCCGCGCCGCGGATGTCGCGCACGAAGCCGCAAGCGGCTCGATCATCGACAGCGTTGCCGCATGGGCATCCATCGTATGGGACTACGTGCGTTCGCACACCGGCGCGGTCGTCAGCGTCGCCTACGTCCTCGTCCAAATCGCAGGCGTGCTGACGAGCATCCGCGCGATTCTCACGGCGCGCACTTCGCAAGGCGCGGTCGCGTGGGTCGTCGCGCTCATTTTGATGCCTGTCGTGAGCGTGCCCGCGTATTGGGTTTTTGGGCGGAGCAAATTCCACGGATATGTCACGCTCCGCCGCCAGAGGTCCGCCATCTCCGCGCCCACGATTCAGGCCGCGCTGATCCGCATGCGGGCGAAAAACATGCTTGTCACTCCGCAGTTCGGCGAGCCCTTCGCCATCGAACTGCTCGCGCACCTTCCGCTCACGCGCGGCAACGACGTCGAGCTGCTCATTGATGGCGACGACACGTTCTCGTCAATTTTCGACGGCATCGACCGCGCCAGGGAATACGTGCTGGTGCAGTTCTACATCATTCACGACGACGACACCGGCCGCGAATTGCTTTCGCACCTCGTGGCCAAGGTCAAGGAGGGCGTGCGCTGCCACGTGCTTTTCGACGAGATTGGCAGCAGCGGGCTGACGCGAAAATACGTGCGCGACATGCGCGCCGCCGGCATCAACGTCTCCGCGTTCAACACGAGACGCGGGCGCTGGAATCGTTTTCAAATCAACTTTCGCAATCATCGCAAAATCGTCGTGGTCGACGGACGCGAGGCGTGGGTCGGCGGCCTCAACGTCGGCGACGAATACCGCAGCCGCGACAAGAAGGCCGGCTACTGGCGCGACACGCACACGCGGCTTGCCGGGCCCGTCGTGCAATGCGTGCAGGCGGTTTTTCTTGAGGACTGGCATTGGGCCACCGGCGAGATTCCGAAATTCGAATGGCGCCCGGAAGTCGCGCCAAACGGCGTCTCGCGTGTCGCGCTTTGCCTGCCGTCCGCGCCTTCCGACGAACTCGAAACCGCCACGCTGTTTTTCCTTGATGCGATCAACACCGCGCGCACCCGCATCTGGATCGCGAGCCCATACTTCGTGCCCGACGAACAGTTCATCTCGGCGCTCCAACTCGCGGCGCTGCGCGGGGTCGATGTGCGCATCCTCATTCCCGACAAGGCGGACAACTTTCTCGTGCAGCTTTCCGCGTGGTCCTACATTGAGGAGCTCGAAACGGTCGGCATTAAAACCTTCCGCTACACAAAGGGTTTCATGCACCACAAGGTCGTCGTCGTGGACAACGCCTACAGCACAATCGGCACGGCCAATTTCGACAACCGCTCGTTTCGCCTGAACTTCGAGCTGACGATGGCGTTTGCCGACAGGCAGTTCAACGAGCAGGTGACAAAAATGCTCGAAAACGATTTTGCGTGCTCGCGCCTGGCAACGTCGGCAGAGCTCAACGCGCGCGGCTTTTGGTTCCGCCTCGCCGTGCGCGTGGCCATGCTCCTCGCGCCGGTGCAGTGA
- a CDS encoding prolyl oligopeptidase family serine peptidase, with protein sequence MRKLILTGLALASLSIMPARASTDAPDDSHLWLEDVTGDKQLAWVRERNAVSTRELESSPGFEQTRAALLAIYNSREKIPYVAKHGAHYYNFWQDENHVRGVWRRTTFAEYRKTAPAWETVIDLDALAAAENENWVWHGADILYPDRDRALVKFSRGGADADVVREFDLKTKTFVAPGAGGFALPEAKSRVAWRDRDTLYVGTDFGAGSLTDSGYPRIVKEWKRGTPLASAATIFEADKTDMSVSAFRIHDHGAHYDMILRRPAFFTNEVLLRNPAGAWVRLDKPDDVSVGVHRGQILLVLRKDWTVGGRTHAAGALLAADLKRYLAGARDFTVLFEPGPRKSLAGTADTKNHLVVNELENVRNKLFAWTLDAATGKWTRQPVPAPDFGVTSISGIDEDESDDVFIQTQDFLTPPSLVLGTIGKSKRETLKRLPAFFDAGGMKVFQYEATSADGMRVPYFVLAPKSFRADGTAPALLYGYGGFQISMLPDYKAHFGRAWVARGGVYVLANLRGGGEFGPAWHQAALREKRQRAYDDFAAIAEDLIARKITSPARLGIMGGSNGGLLVGAAFTQRPDLYRAVVCQVPLLDMRRYNKLLAGASWMAEYGNPDVPEDWAFIKKYSPYQNVKPGVKYPRVLFTTSTRDDRVHPAHARKMVALMEAQGHDVLYYENIEGGHGGAANAGQRARMWALSFTFLAKELGL encoded by the coding sequence ATGCGCAAACTCATCCTCACCGGCCTCGCCCTTGCCTCGCTCTCAATCATGCCTGCCCGAGCCTCAACGGACGCCCCTGACGATTCCCACCTCTGGCTTGAGGATGTGACCGGCGACAAACAGCTCGCCTGGGTGCGCGAGCGCAACGCCGTCAGCACGCGCGAACTCGAAAGCTCGCCCGGCTTCGAGCAAACCCGCGCCGCGCTCCTCGCCATCTACAACTCCAGGGAAAAGATTCCCTACGTCGCGAAACACGGCGCGCATTATTACAATTTCTGGCAGGACGAAAACCATGTGCGCGGCGTCTGGCGCCGGACCACTTTTGCCGAATACCGCAAGACCGCCCCCGCGTGGGAAACCGTCATCGACCTCGACGCGCTTGCCGCCGCCGAAAATGAAAACTGGGTGTGGCACGGTGCCGACATCCTTTACCCCGACCGCGACCGCGCGCTTGTCAAATTCTCGCGCGGCGGCGCCGATGCCGACGTGGTGCGCGAGTTCGACCTGAAAACAAAAACCTTCGTCGCGCCCGGGGCCGGCGGCTTTGCGCTCCCCGAGGCCAAGAGCCGCGTTGCCTGGCGCGACCGCGACACGCTCTACGTCGGCACCGATTTCGGCGCCGGCTCGCTCACCGATTCCGGCTACCCGCGCATCGTCAAGGAATGGAAGCGCGGCACGCCGCTCGCCTCCGCCGCGACGATTTTCGAGGCGGACAAAACCGACATGTCTGTATCCGCATTTCGGATACATGACCACGGCGCGCATTACGACATGATCCTGCGACGCCCCGCCTTTTTCACCAACGAAGTCCTACTTCGCAACCCCGCCGGCGCGTGGGTGAGGCTCGACAAGCCCGACGACGTCAGCGTCGGGGTTCATCGCGGGCAAATCCTGCTCGTTTTGCGCAAGGACTGGACTGTCGGCGGGCGCACCCACGCCGCCGGCGCGCTCCTCGCCGCCGATCTGAAACGCTACCTCGCCGGCGCGCGCGATTTCACCGTGCTCTTCGAGCCCGGCCCGCGCAAATCGCTCGCCGGGACCGCCGACACCAAAAACCACCTTGTCGTCAACGAGCTCGAAAACGTGCGCAACAAACTATTCGCGTGGACTCTCGACGCCGCGACCGGCAAGTGGACGCGCCAGCCCGTGCCCGCGCCCGACTTCGGCGTCACGAGCATCTCGGGAATCGACGAGGACGAATCCGACGACGTGTTCATTCAGACGCAGGATTTCCTCACGCCGCCCAGCCTCGTGCTCGGCACGATCGGCAAATCGAAACGCGAAACACTCAAGCGCCTGCCCGCCTTTTTCGACGCAGGCGGCATGAAGGTTTTCCAATACGAGGCCACCTCCGCCGACGGCATGAGAGTTCCGTATTTTGTGCTGGCGCCAAAGAGCTTTCGCGCCGACGGCACCGCGCCCGCCTTGCTTTACGGTTACGGCGGATTTCAGATTTCGATGCTGCCGGATTACAAGGCGCACTTTGGCCGGGCGTGGGTCGCGCGCGGCGGCGTGTATGTGCTCGCCAACCTGCGCGGGGGCGGCGAGTTCGGCCCCGCGTGGCACCAGGCCGCGCTCCGCGAAAAACGCCAGCGCGCCTACGATGATTTCGCCGCCATCGCGGAGGACCTGATCGCGCGCAAAATCACCTCGCCCGCGCGTCTCGGCATCATGGGTGGTTCGAATGGCGGGCTGCTCGTCGGCGCGGCGTTCACGCAGCGTCCCGACCTCTATCGCGCCGTCGTCTGCCAGGTGCCGCTCCTCGATATGCGCCGCTACAACAAGCTCCTCGCCGGCGCGAGCTGGATGGCCGAATACGGCAACCCCGACGTGCCGGAGGACTGGGCATTCATCAAAAAATACTCGCCCTATCAAAACGTGAAACCCGGCGTGAAATATCCGCGCGTGCTTTTCACCACCTCGACGCGCGACGACCGCGTGCACCCGGCGCATGCGCGCAAAATGGTCGCCCTCATGGAGGCGCAGGGACACGACGTGCTCTATTACGAAAATATCGAGGGCGGCCACGGCGGCGCCGCCAACGCCGGACAACGCGCCCGCATGTGGGCGCTGTCGTTCACCTTCCTCGCAAAGGAACTCGGGCTATAG